A window of Anaerolineae bacterium genomic DNA:
CGTAGCCCGCCGGCCGGAGGTACGAAGGCAGCAGGCGGTTGTGCTCCGGAATCTCCCAGGGATAGCCCACGTTGCGCTCGAAGTTGGCCAGCAGGCCGTGGCGGAAGGGGGCATAACCAGTGAGCAGGGAGGCGCGGGCCGGGGTGCAGATGGACGTGTTGGTGATGGCCTGGGTGAAACGCACGCCGTGGCCCGCCAGCCAGTCCAAGTGAGGAGTCTGGCACACGGGAGCGCCGTAGCAGCTCAGCGTGTCCCAGCGGAGCTGGTCCATAGTCAGAAGAAGGATGTTGTGCCGTGCCACGACGCCTCCTACGTGGTCGGGTTAGCCACTCGATCAGGCCGGCAGAGGCACCGGCGTCCCCCGCGAGCGCATGAACACTTCCCACAGGCTGTCGCCCGTCCAGCGGACGGTGAAGGCGTCCACCCTCTCGCCTCCGCCCAGGACCTCCAGCGGGCCTGGCTCGCGCCGCTCGATCTCCAGCACCACCGGAGGCCGAGCCACCAGCGGTTCGATCTCGCTCGCCTTAGCCACCGCTTCCTGGATGCGCTGGCGGATGAGCGCGCGGGCATCCACCGGAGCCAGGTGGATGGCGCACAACTCGGAGAGGCCCTCCTTCACCGCCGCTGTGACCATGCCGGGCACCCACTGCTCAGCCTCGCGGCAGGCGTGCAGGTCGCCGGAAGTGAAGATCCAGGGGATTCCCAAGTCACCAACCAGGTAGGCGGCCAGCTCCATCTCCCCTACCTCCCGGCCGTTGACCCGGTAGGCCTTGATGGACTTGCTCATAGTGTGGCAGAGGTTGGCGTTGGGGGTGTCACTCATGGCGTGCATCCCCACCTGCACCAGGGCATCGCAGCGGCGGGAGAGCCCCACCATCCAGTGGGGGCGGTTCAGGCCCCGCACGATCTTGACGCCCGAGAGAAGCTCCTCGGGGAGGATGGTGCGGCCGGCGCCGTGGGCATCGTTGACGATGATCTCCTCTACCCCGGCGGCAAAGAGCCCTTCGCAGGCGGCGTTCACCTCGCCGGTGAGCAGCCGCTGCACCTCGGAGCGTTCGTAGACGCCCTTGGCTTCATTGGCGTAGTCGAAGTGGCGCGGGTCCCAGTTGTCCACCCCCGCCACCCCTTCCATGTCAGTGAACATGTAGACGGACTTGACTTGAGCCACGGTCCCCCCAGAATGGATCGATTGCAGAGAACGGCAACATGATAGCAGTGAGAGAGGCACTGGTCACCCGCTAGCCTCAATCAGTCGGGTCCCCGGGCCGGCCACACCCCATCCGGGCAGCACGACTACGAGGGCCGGGCCCCACTCCGCATGATCACAGAAAACCGGAATGAAAGGGCGAGGATTCACCAGATCGGGACGAAGGCGACGACATCAATCAGCATTGGTCTCGTCCGGCTCCATTCCCAACCCAGCCCTCGCCGGCAGCTGCACTGCAGCTATCCTCTGGGCCCGCTCCTGACGCAAGGCCATACAACGCCGATAAGCCGCTGATTCCCACTGATCCTTCTGCATTGTCTCTGTCTGATCAGCGTCGATCTGCGTAGTATCAGCGTCAATCAGCGTTCCATTCCCCGTTCACATGCCCAGCACCCCCCTGAGCGGCTCGATCTCCTCCAGGCTTGATACCATGATGTAGAGATACAGCCCCCGGCTGTCCAGGTAGTCCAGGAGCAGCCTGACCTCGTCGGGCGTGAAGGAGCCGCGGATCAGCAGCGGCTTCTCCGCCTGCTGTACCATGGCGTAGTAGGGGATCATCTCCTCCAGAGGCGGGCCGCTCACGTCGCGGTTGTACTCGTACGCGGCGATCTCGTCTACCTCCAGGATGGCGTCCAACACGAAGTTGGAGGTGGAGTGCAGGTGGATGAAGGCACACTCGTACCGCGAGGCCCACTCCCGATCCACCGGCTGGAGCAGTTCCCGGTACAGCTTGGGCGAGAAGAGGCCAGTGGCGTCCTCCTGCATCCTGACGATGGGTCCGGGAGCCCAGAGAGAGTACTGGGCGTCGAAGTACCCACCGTGCCAGGGGGGCGCGACATCCCACACAGCATCGCGAACGGTGCAGAAGGCCTCCATCATTTGGAAGAACAGCTTCTGCAGCCTATCCGGAGCATCGTAGAAGTCGTTGATCATGTTGTGGTGCCCCCGGAAGATGGCCGCTAGGTCCGAGGGTCCACTCATGGTGCCGTGGCTGATGGGGTAACGCCCGCCGGACGCCTCCACCAACACCCGCACGAAGTCCAGATGCTTGGCGAACCAGGGGTGGTTCGGATCCAGGTACAGATGATCCAACTCCTCCCAGGACAGGTTCAGGTCCGGCGCCAGGGTGCTCTCCTCCAGGATACGCAGGGGAGCCCCGAACATGGGTGGCAGCCACATCACCGCCTGGGAAGGACAGGCTCCCCGGATGATGTCGTCCTC
This region includes:
- a CDS encoding M55 family metallopeptidase — protein: MAQVKSVYMFTDMEGVAGVDNWDPRHFDYANEAKGVYERSEVQRLLTGEVNAACEGLFAAGVEEIIVNDAHGAGRTILPEELLSGVKIVRGLNRPHWMVGLSRRCDALVQVGMHAMSDTPNANLCHTMSKSIKAYRVNGREVGEMELAAYLVGDLGIPWIFTSGDLHACREAEQWVPGMVTAAVKEGLSELCAIHLAPVDARALIRQRIQEAVAKASEIEPLVARPPVVLEIERREPGPLEVLGGGERVDAFTVRWTGDSLWEVFMRSRGTPVPLPA